The Trichocoleus desertorum ATA4-8-CV12 genome includes a window with the following:
- a CDS encoding sterol desaturase family protein, producing the protein MAIFAAFMTLLLLTVTRDRQSNLLLQKNREDWLLDLVGLSIQGIVIPGLQLLLVYQLYQWLLPTWKGVLMLSPGLGFLLSFVLVDYLYYWNHRLLHHHHLWPWHQVHHTVTQMDVLGTSRNTLWSSFLILYLWVHPLFLLLLQNPTGYVLGVTLTAILDLWRHSAITPAPQSWIYRWISPWLVLPQDHAWHHAQTQGCNYGANLKVWDKLHGTNYECDRAPESLGIQTNLTLSQKLFWPF; encoded by the coding sequence ATGGCAATCTTTGCTGCTTTTATGACTTTGCTGTTGTTGACCGTCACTCGCGATCGCCAATCCAATCTCCTCTTGCAGAAGAATAGAGAAGATTGGCTACTCGATCTGGTAGGGTTATCGATTCAAGGAATTGTGATCCCTGGTCTACAACTGTTGTTGGTTTACCAACTGTATCAGTGGCTGTTACCTACCTGGAAAGGAGTTTTGATGCTCTCTCCTGGGCTAGGATTCCTGCTCAGCTTCGTTTTAGTAGACTATCTCTATTATTGGAATCATCGCCTGCTACATCATCACCATCTATGGCCTTGGCATCAAGTCCATCACACCGTTACTCAAATGGATGTGTTGGGCACCTCCCGCAATACCCTATGGAGCAGCTTTTTAATTCTGTATCTGTGGGTTCATCCGTTATTTCTCTTGTTGTTACAGAACCCCACAGGATATGTTTTGGGAGTCACTTTGACTGCCATTCTAGATTTGTGGCGGCACAGTGCGATCACTCCCGCGCCTCAGAGTTGGATTTATCGCTGGATCTCCCCTTGGCTTGTTTTGCCACAAGACCATGCTTGGCACCATGCCCAAACGCAGGGCTGTAATTATGGAGCCAATCTGAAGGTTTGGGATAAACTGCACGGAACTAATTATGAGTGCGATCGCGCCCCGGAAAGCCTGGGGATACAGACAAATTTGACCTTATCCCAAAAGCTATTTTGGCCTTTTTGA
- a CDS encoding zinc-dependent alcohol dehydrogenase family protein gives MKAVLMTAPGGPEVLQLQEVPDLAIQKPTELLVRLKAAGINPIDTKLRQRGTFFPDQMPAILGCDGAGVVEAVGAEVQRFRVGDEVYFCNGGLGAHPGNYAELATIDEKFAARKPASLSFEEAAAAPLVLITAWEALFDRCNFQPGQRVLVHAGAGGVGHVAVQLAVFKEARVCSTVGTEEKARLVRQWGAELAILYQQTDFVQAVMDWTECAGVDIAFDTVGGSNFFKSLEAVKVYGEAVTILDFDTTSANWKTARMRNLRVSQELMLTPMLQGLAAAQQHQAEILEACAALFDEGKLKIHLQQALPLAEAATAHRLLEAGSMTGKLVLVI, from the coding sequence GTGAAAGCAGTTTTGATGACAGCCCCCGGAGGTCCAGAAGTCCTGCAACTCCAAGAAGTGCCGGATCTAGCAATTCAAAAACCCACTGAGCTATTAGTACGGCTCAAAGCTGCTGGCATCAACCCGATTGACACTAAGTTGCGGCAACGAGGGACGTTTTTCCCGGATCAGATGCCTGCCATTTTGGGTTGCGATGGGGCTGGAGTCGTTGAGGCTGTGGGAGCAGAGGTGCAACGGTTTCGGGTGGGTGATGAAGTTTACTTCTGTAATGGCGGGTTGGGGGCTCATCCGGGCAATTATGCTGAGCTGGCAACTATTGATGAGAAATTCGCAGCTCGTAAGCCTGCCTCACTCAGTTTTGAAGAAGCGGCAGCGGCTCCTTTAGTGCTGATTACGGCTTGGGAAGCATTGTTCGATCGCTGCAATTTTCAACCGGGTCAGCGGGTGCTAGTGCATGCAGGCGCGGGGGGCGTGGGTCATGTGGCAGTACAACTGGCTGTGTTTAAGGAAGCGCGAGTTTGCAGCACAGTGGGTACAGAAGAGAAAGCTCGCTTGGTGCGGCAGTGGGGGGCTGAGCTGGCGATTTTGTATCAGCAGACTGACTTTGTGCAAGCGGTGATGGATTGGACGGAGTGCGCAGGGGTAGATATTGCCTTTGATACCGTAGGCGGCAGCAACTTCTTCAAGTCCCTAGAGGCTGTCAAAGTGTATGGGGAAGCGGTGACGATTCTGGATTTCGATACCACTAGTGCCAACTGGAAAACGGCTAGAATGCGTAACTTGCGTGTTAGCCAAGAACTGATGCTGACCCCAATGTTGCAAGGATTGGCAGCGGCTCAGCAGCATCAAGCCGAAATCCTAGAAGCCTGCGCGGCTCTGTTTGATGAGGGCAAGCTGAAAATTCATCTGCAACAAGCCTTGCCCTTGGCCGAAGCGGCTACGGCTCACCGTTTGCTGGAAGCTGGCTCTATGACGGGCAAGTTGGTTTTGGTGATTTAA
- a CDS encoding HAD-IA family hydrolase: protein MTVSVIIFDFDGTLADTLQAIVAITNRLALEFGYKTVNSEEVKKLQNLSSQEIIRYSKIPILKLPFLLRRVKNELKQEIHHLQPIHGIEEALLALKQDGHQLGIVTSNAEANVLTFLQHHGLHELFEFVHSGTSLFGKNKVLSRLLSQKQINPDAVLYVGDETRDIEAAKQVKIKSVAVSWGFNSRQALARQNPDFLIGQPHELLAIAQALQASK, encoded by the coding sequence ATAACTGTGTCAGTGATTATTTTTGATTTTGATGGAACTCTGGCCGATACCTTACAGGCGATCGTGGCAATTACCAATCGCCTCGCCCTAGAATTTGGTTATAAAACTGTGAATTCTGAAGAGGTTAAAAAACTCCAGAACCTAAGTTCTCAAGAAATTATTAGATATTCAAAAATTCCGATCTTAAAGTTGCCCTTTTTGCTGCGTCGAGTCAAAAACGAGTTAAAACAAGAAATTCATCACTTACAACCCATTCACGGAATTGAAGAGGCGTTGCTGGCTTTGAAACAAGATGGTCATCAGCTAGGCATTGTCACTTCTAATGCTGAGGCCAATGTCTTAACTTTTCTTCAACATCACGGCTTACATGAGCTGTTTGAGTTTGTGCATTCAGGCACTAGTTTATTTGGCAAAAATAAGGTTTTAAGCAGGCTGCTCTCTCAAAAGCAAATTAATCCTGATGCGGTTCTCTACGTAGGCGATGAAACGCGAGACATCGAAGCAGCCAAGCAGGTAAAAATCAAATCCGTTGCGGTGAGTTGGGGATTTAATTCTAGACAAGCCCTAGCCAGACAAAACCCAGATTTCTTGATCGGTCAACCTCACGAGCTATTGGCGATCGCTCAAGCGCTCCAAGCTTCTAAATAA
- a CDS encoding GH3 auxin-responsive promoter family protein, protein MRPIIQFFAKLLSPEARRFHQALKDPQAAQAKVQKEICQRLVTSEYGRFLGVRSLKDWQKIPIVNYADLELWIECQKQSKTALLTSEPILFYEKTSGSRGPAKWIPYTRSLRRSFSQMFSVWAHDLITNGPKFSTGQVYFCVSPQLTQPTQTEAGIKVGLADDAEYLDGWLQWILRPFLVAPAGLSRLRDPEAFKEQLCLALLQSEKLEIISIWSPSFLTVHLNYIQQHRQKLCEQLRDRVSPKRLALISDPTTTWTEIWPHLKLISCWDSVNAADQAQVLRSHFPGVMVQGKGLLATEAPMTVPLIAAQGSVPLLNEVFFEFEDAMGVIRLLHELEPATEYAIIVSQKGGLYRYRMGDRVRMTHTYLNTPCLEFLGRDQMTSDLVGEKLHAAFVAQVIDRLNLGSTTFRTLVPVTQPQPHYLLLLDQANREGEAIAQQLEAALSESLHYQQARLLGQLAPAQVWVSPEVPELVLQQKLLAGQKWGDIKHEVLATKPVAMLKKVG, encoded by the coding sequence ATGCGTCCCATCATTCAATTCTTTGCCAAGTTGTTGAGCCCAGAAGCTCGCAGATTTCATCAAGCCCTAAAAGATCCGCAAGCAGCCCAAGCAAAGGTTCAGAAGGAAATCTGTCAACGCTTAGTTACTAGTGAATACGGTCGCTTTTTGGGTGTGCGATCGCTAAAAGATTGGCAGAAAATCCCAATTGTGAATTATGCCGATTTGGAGCTGTGGATCGAATGCCAAAAGCAGAGCAAAACAGCACTTTTAACTTCAGAACCTATCCTCTTTTATGAGAAAACATCTGGGAGTCGTGGCCCTGCAAAATGGATTCCCTACACGCGATCGCTGCGCCGCTCTTTTAGTCAAATGTTTTCGGTGTGGGCACATGACTTAATCACAAATGGCCCTAAGTTTTCCACGGGACAAGTCTATTTCTGTGTCTCACCGCAACTCACTCAACCTACACAAACAGAAGCAGGGATCAAGGTTGGGCTAGCAGATGATGCTGAATATCTAGACGGCTGGTTGCAGTGGATATTACGGCCTTTTTTGGTGGCTCCTGCGGGCTTAAGTCGTCTCCGCGATCCAGAAGCCTTTAAAGAGCAGCTTTGTCTAGCATTATTGCAATCAGAAAAGCTAGAAATTATCTCTATTTGGAGTCCTAGCTTTCTCACGGTGCATCTCAACTACATCCAGCAACATCGCCAAAAGCTCTGCGAACAATTGCGCGATCGCGTCTCCCCCAAACGCCTCGCCTTGATCTCAGATCCCACAACTACTTGGACAGAGATTTGGCCGCATCTGAAGCTAATTTCCTGTTGGGATAGTGTCAACGCTGCGGACCAAGCTCAAGTTTTGCGATCGCACTTTCCCGGTGTGATGGTGCAGGGTAAGGGGCTGTTGGCGACTGAAGCTCCGATGACAGTGCCACTGATTGCCGCTCAGGGATCTGTCCCATTGTTGAATGAAGTCTTTTTTGAATTTGAAGATGCAATGGGAGTGATTCGTCTCTTACATGAGCTAGAGCCAGCTACAGAGTACGCGATCATTGTGTCCCAAAAAGGCGGGTTGTATCGGTATCGCATGGGCGATCGCGTTCGTATGACTCACACCTACCTAAATACGCCTTGTTTAGAATTCTTAGGCCGAGATCAGATGACCAGCGATTTGGTGGGAGAAAAACTCCATGCCGCTTTTGTTGCCCAGGTAATCGATCGCCTGAATTTGGGATCAACTACGTTTAGAACCTTAGTTCCTGTGACTCAACCCCAACCCCACTATCTCTTGTTGCTAGATCAAGCTAATCGGGAAGGAGAAGCGATCGCTCAGCAACTAGAGGCTGCTCTCAGCGAGTCCCTCCACTATCAACAGGCTCGGCTTTTGGGACAATTAGCCCCTGCTCAGGTTTGGGTGTCGCCGGAAGTGCCCGAACTGGTGCTGCAACAGAAGTTGCTAGCAGGCCAAAAATGGGGGGATATCAAGCATGAAGTGTTAGCGACAAAGCCAGTCGCAATGCTGAAAAAGGTGGGTTAG
- a CDS encoding acyl transferase has translation MTWLSTFLAGFPVLVMLLAGSSFLSVCISPGIWTVLLWLFSLYGLPLLIYRIHAHFYPVLEGISYLQGKEYSPWWGSHQIQAIYIAFPALETVLRLIPGAFSLWLRLWGSKVGTGVYWTPHLEIADRGLLEIGDRVIFGHQVGLYPHIIKPRRQDLMLYVKKIKIGDGVFLGAWNHIGPGVVVQAETYIPVFTHVYPNQTIDQLKVQTLLAKQQHQPSKLE, from the coding sequence ATGACTTGGCTCAGTACTTTTCTGGCTGGCTTTCCGGTGCTGGTGATGTTGCTAGCAGGAAGTTCATTTCTATCGGTCTGTATCTCTCCTGGCATCTGGACTGTTTTATTGTGGTTGTTTTCGCTGTATGGCTTGCCGCTGCTAATTTACCGGATTCATGCTCATTTTTATCCTGTTCTAGAAGGAATTAGTTATCTGCAAGGGAAAGAGTATTCTCCTTGGTGGGGGAGTCATCAGATTCAGGCGATCTATATTGCTTTTCCAGCTTTAGAGACTGTGCTGCGCTTGATTCCCGGTGCATTCTCCTTATGGTTGCGGCTGTGGGGTTCCAAGGTGGGCACAGGTGTTTATTGGACTCCGCATCTAGAGATTGCCGATCGCGGATTGCTAGAGATTGGCGATCGCGTCATCTTTGGTCATCAGGTAGGTCTTTATCCACATATTATCAAGCCGCGCAGGCAAGATTTGATGCTGTATGTTAAGAAGATCAAAATTGGCGATGGGGTGTTTCTAGGTGCTTGGAATCATATTGGGCCTGGAGTTGTGGTTCAAGCAGAAACATATATCCCCGTTTTTACGCATGTATATCCCAACCAAACAATTGATCAGCTCAAAGTTCAAACTCTTTTAGCCAAGCAGCAACATCAACCATCAAAACTTGAGTAA
- a CDS encoding 2-oxo acid dehydrogenase subunit E2, translating into MINEVFMPALSSTMTEGKIVSWAKSPGDKVERGETVLVVESDKADMDVESFHEGYLAVIMVPAGESAPVGQTIAFIAETEAEIETAKQKAGGQSATTTTNPAAVSAPADASTQSRQAAIATEATVATATNGNGSSVSSGRTIVSPRARKLAKDLKVDLAGLKGSGPHGRIVAQDVEAAAGKSQPAAPAVTTAPVTTPVTAAAPKPAPTPVAAPTPVVPGQVVPLTTLQNAVVRNMMVSLSVPTYHVGYTITTDNLDKLYKQVKSKGVTMSALLAKAVAVTLQKHPLLNASYTEQGISYPSAINISVAVAMEDGGLITPVLKNADQADLYSLSRTWKDLVDRARAKQLQPDEYNSGTFTISNLGMFGVDRFDAILPPGQGSILAIGASRPQMVATDDGLFGVKRQMQVNITCDHRIIYGAHAAAFLKDLATLIETNTQSLTL; encoded by the coding sequence ATGATCAACGAAGTTTTCATGCCTGCCCTCAGTTCTACGATGACTGAAGGAAAAATTGTTTCCTGGGCCAAGTCTCCAGGTGACAAAGTTGAGAGAGGCGAAACCGTCCTAGTTGTCGAATCCGACAAGGCAGACATGGATGTGGAGTCCTTCCATGAAGGCTATCTCGCTGTGATCATGGTGCCTGCTGGTGAGAGCGCTCCGGTAGGACAAACGATCGCCTTCATTGCCGAAACGGAAGCTGAAATTGAGACGGCGAAGCAAAAAGCGGGCGGTCAGTCAGCCACGACGACAACGAATCCTGCGGCTGTTTCTGCACCTGCGGATGCCTCTACTCAATCTCGCCAAGCTGCGATCGCGACAGAGGCTACAGTTGCAACCGCCACCAACGGCAACGGCTCCAGCGTCAGCAGTGGTCGCACCATTGTTTCTCCTCGCGCTCGCAAACTAGCGAAAGACTTGAAAGTGGATCTCGCCGGATTGAAGGGCAGCGGCCCTCACGGTCGGATCGTCGCTCAAGATGTGGAAGCGGCTGCGGGTAAATCTCAGCCTGCGGCTCCTGCTGTGACCACAGCTCCAGTTACTACGCCTGTGACAGCTGCTGCGCCTAAGCCTGCTCCTACACCAGTGGCTGCACCTACCCCTGTAGTTCCAGGTCAAGTGGTGCCGTTGACCACGCTGCAAAATGCAGTTGTCCGCAATATGATGGTGAGCCTCAGCGTTCCTACTTACCACGTTGGCTATACCATTACCACCGACAACCTAGACAAGCTCTACAAGCAAGTGAAGTCTAAAGGTGTCACTATGTCGGCTCTGCTGGCCAAAGCAGTCGCGGTGACGCTGCAAAAGCATCCTCTGTTGAATGCTAGCTATACCGAGCAAGGCATCAGCTATCCTTCTGCGATCAATATCTCTGTTGCAGTGGCAATGGAAGATGGCGGCTTGATTACCCCTGTCTTAAAGAATGCCGATCAAGCGGATCTCTACTCGTTGTCTCGTACTTGGAAAGATTTAGTCGATCGTGCCCGTGCCAAGCAATTGCAACCTGACGAGTACAACAGCGGCACCTTCACCATTTCTAACTTAGGCATGTTTGGAGTCGATCGCTTTGATGCGATTTTGCCTCCCGGTCAAGGTTCGATCTTAGCGATCGGAGCTTCTAGACCGCAAATGGTAGCGACCGATGATGGCTTGTTCGGGGTGAAGCGGCAAATGCAAGTGAACATCACCTGCGATCACCGAATTATTTATGGTGCTCATGCAGCTGCTTTCTTGAAAGATTTGGCAACTTTGATTGAAACCAATACTCAATCCTTGACGCTGTAG
- a CDS encoding YlqD family protein, whose product MDVSNSQLLLKRAITVKAIVTPRWKEEAQQQLQAQINQLDSQLQQLEMQGQRMIAEIQKQSLQPPGPQTVQQIDNIQIQVNQKKSELLEQKNQVLQQLQQVQMLELSQEVSQGQIESFFRIEPGDNLVEKMQVEILLRDGIVEEIRGDV is encoded by the coding sequence ATGGACGTCTCCAACTCACAGTTACTCCTGAAACGAGCCATTACAGTTAAAGCGATCGTCACTCCCCGGTGGAAGGAGGAAGCTCAGCAGCAACTCCAGGCGCAAATTAATCAACTTGATAGCCAACTGCAACAGTTGGAAATGCAAGGGCAGCGGATGATTGCTGAAATTCAAAAGCAAAGTCTGCAACCTCCTGGGCCTCAAACGGTGCAGCAGATTGACAATATTCAAATCCAGGTCAATCAAAAGAAAAGTGAGCTGCTAGAGCAGAAAAACCAAGTGCTACAGCAGTTGCAGCAAGTCCAAATGCTGGAACTCAGCCAGGAAGTGAGCCAAGGCCAAATCGAAAGCTTTTTCCGGATCGAGCCTGGTGACAACTTGGTTGAAAAGATGCAAGTTGAGATTTTATTGCGCGATGGCATTGTCGAAGAAATTCGGGGCGATGTCTAA
- a CDS encoding long-chain fatty acid--CoA ligase: MNPPNAPSLHLTEPERANLKRLVDYQAVESLPAIWPIVAKKFGSIVALKDPHAKPEVSLTYAQVYQQMQRFAAGLQALGVEVGDRVGLISDNSPRWFVADQGIMTAGAANAVRSSQADREELLFILADSGSTALVVENQATLEKLRSGLDGLAVRTVVLLSDEEPPTDETLKILNFPQLLELGANHSLQPVQQNRETLATLIYTSGTTGRPKGAMLSHGNLLHQATMLGAVVPPQPGNIVLSILPSWHAYERAFEYFVLAQGCTQIYTSIRHVKQDLKTYKPQYMVGVPRLWESIYEGVQKQFREQPASKQRLINSLLSSSQRYLAARRIVQGLSLENPHPSAIERLAATAKAAALAPVHALGDRLVYRQVREATGGKIEFLVSGGGSFAKHLDNFFEIVGVTVLQGYGLTETSPVTNVRRPWRNLKGASGQPIPGTEIRIVDPETRQPLPAGKRGLVLIRGRQVMQGYYNNPQATAKAIDPEGWFDSGDLGWVTDENDLVLTGRAKDTIVLTSGENIEPQPIEDACIRSPYIDQIMMVGQDQRSLGALIVPNLDALQQWVTNQNLSLNLPDQPASTNSGATAIALEDKRIQDLFRQELNREVQNRPGYRPDDRVGPFRLIVEPFSVENGMMTQTLKIRRPVVMERYQGMIDGMFA, encoded by the coding sequence ATGAACCCTCCTAATGCACCTAGCCTCCATCTAACTGAGCCAGAGCGCGCTAACCTTAAGCGCTTAGTGGACTATCAAGCTGTTGAGTCTTTGCCAGCAATTTGGCCGATTGTGGCTAAGAAATTTGGCTCAATTGTGGCCTTGAAAGACCCCCATGCCAAACCGGAAGTATCACTGACTTACGCACAGGTATATCAGCAGATGCAGCGCTTTGCCGCAGGGTTGCAGGCACTAGGGGTGGAAGTGGGCGATCGCGTGGGCCTAATCTCGGACAACAGTCCCCGTTGGTTTGTGGCAGATCAAGGCATCATGACGGCTGGAGCAGCCAATGCTGTGCGTAGTTCTCAAGCAGATCGCGAAGAACTTTTGTTTATTCTGGCTGACAGTGGCAGCACCGCCTTGGTCGTTGAGAACCAAGCCACTCTAGAGAAATTACGCTCTGGTCTGGATGGCTTGGCAGTCCGAACCGTGGTGCTACTTTCCGACGAGGAGCCACCCACGGATGAAACTCTCAAAATTCTTAACTTTCCTCAATTACTAGAACTGGGTGCCAATCACTCGTTGCAACCTGTTCAGCAAAATCGGGAAACCCTAGCCACCCTGATCTATACATCCGGCACGACGGGCAGGCCAAAAGGAGCCATGCTTAGTCATGGCAATTTGTTGCATCAAGCCACCATGCTAGGGGCCGTGGTGCCGCCCCAGCCCGGTAATATTGTGCTCAGCATTTTGCCTAGCTGGCATGCTTACGAGCGAGCTTTTGAGTACTTTGTTTTAGCTCAAGGTTGCACTCAGATCTACACCAGTATCCGTCACGTTAAGCAAGATCTAAAAACGTACAAGCCCCAGTACATGGTGGGAGTCCCTCGCCTGTGGGAGTCGATTTATGAAGGGGTGCAGAAGCAGTTTCGGGAGCAGCCAGCGAGTAAGCAACGGCTAATTAACTCTCTGTTGTCAAGCAGTCAGCGCTATCTTGCTGCCCGTCGCATTGTGCAGGGTTTAAGTCTAGAAAATCCCCATCCCTCTGCAATTGAACGCTTAGCTGCCACCGCAAAAGCTGCCGCTCTGGCTCCGGTTCATGCCTTGGGCGATCGCCTGGTTTATCGGCAAGTCCGGGAGGCAACTGGCGGCAAAATTGAATTTTTGGTCAGTGGGGGCGGCTCTTTTGCCAAGCACCTCGACAACTTCTTTGAGATTGTCGGAGTCACCGTTTTGCAGGGCTATGGCTTGACAGAAACATCTCCCGTAACCAATGTGCGTCGGCCTTGGCGCAACCTCAAAGGTGCTTCCGGTCAACCCATACCAGGAACAGAAATTCGCATTGTAGACCCAGAAACTCGCCAACCCTTACCCGCCGGAAAGCGAGGTCTGGTGTTGATTCGGGGGCGACAAGTGATGCAGGGGTATTACAACAACCCGCAAGCGACCGCTAAAGCGATTGACCCAGAAGGTTGGTTTGATAGCGGCGACTTGGGCTGGGTGACGGATGAGAATGATTTGGTGCTGACTGGGCGGGCCAAAGACACAATTGTCTTGACTAGTGGTGAGAACATTGAGCCACAACCGATTGAAGATGCTTGCATTCGCAGCCCCTACATCGATCAAATCATGATGGTTGGGCAAGACCAGCGATCGCTCGGTGCCCTGATCGTGCCGAATTTAGACGCTCTCCAGCAGTGGGTCACAAACCAAAATCTCTCTCTCAACTTGCCTGATCAACCTGCTAGCACCAATTCCGGAGCTACAGCGATCGCCCTAGAGGACAAACGCATTCAAGATTTATTCCGCCAAGAACTGAACCGGGAGGTGCAAAATCGACCGGGTTATCGCCCCGATGATCGGGTGGGGCCATTCCGCCTGATTGTGGAACCCTTCTCGGTTGAGAATGGCATGATGACCCAAACCTTGAAGATTCGGCGACCCGTTGTGATGGAGCGCTATCAAGGTATGATCGACGGGATGTTTGCCTGA
- a CDS encoding glycosyltransferase: MTHFGLLCPPTTGHLNPMLALGRELQQRGHQVTLFNIPDTAAKAKAAEINFWPIGTKEFPLGILGGFYDHLGTLRGFAAFQSTLKFRQQVWATVFLQEAPAAIKAAGVEALLVDHVIVAGGAIAERLSLPFVSLCSALLMQPDDSVPPFFADWPYDLAPWARLRNRFGHALLVQYWQMVHQPVNEYRQLWRLPLYKNPSDALSPLAQISHQPAEFEYPRQRLAPCFHFTGPFHNTVIRENVSFPFEKLTGQPLIYASMGTLRNRSHRVFEQIAAACAGLDAQLVIALGKGLSPEILADLPGEPIVVGYAPQLELLQRATLAITHAGLNTALESLQAGVPMVALPVTDDQPGVAARIKWTGAGEVVPKSRLTAARLRTAVQQVLTCETYKQNAVRLQQAIAQAGGVIRAADIVEQAIATGKPVLTQEFSQPKTELCVPSFNSLPSC; the protein is encoded by the coding sequence ATGACTCATTTTGGTCTCTTATGTCCTCCTACAACTGGGCACCTCAACCCCATGCTGGCTCTAGGTCGAGAACTGCAACAGCGCGGGCATCAAGTCACTTTGTTTAACATCCCTGATACAGCAGCGAAGGCAAAAGCGGCGGAGATTAACTTTTGGCCCATTGGTACAAAGGAATTTCCTTTAGGGATTTTGGGTGGATTCTATGATCACCTAGGCACTTTGCGAGGTTTCGCAGCCTTTCAATCTACCCTCAAATTTAGGCAACAAGTCTGGGCTACCGTGTTTCTGCAAGAGGCTCCTGCTGCGATTAAAGCCGCAGGGGTAGAAGCTTTGCTTGTAGACCATGTGATTGTTGCAGGCGGAGCGATCGCCGAACGATTATCTCTGCCCTTTGTCTCTCTTTGTAGTGCGCTCTTGATGCAGCCCGACGATAGTGTGCCTCCTTTCTTTGCGGATTGGCCTTACGATCTAGCACCTTGGGCGAGACTACGAAATCGCTTTGGTCATGCTCTGTTGGTGCAGTATTGGCAGATGGTACATCAACCTGTGAATGAGTACCGCCAACTGTGGCGACTACCGCTATATAAAAATCCCAGTGATGCTCTATCACCCTTAGCTCAAATTAGCCATCAGCCCGCCGAGTTTGAGTATCCCCGTCAGCGCCTTGCTCCTTGCTTTCATTTCACTGGACCGTTTCACAACACTGTAATCCGAGAAAACGTCTCCTTCCCGTTTGAAAAGCTAACGGGTCAACCTCTGATCTATGCTTCGATGGGAACCTTACGCAATCGCTCTCATCGGGTTTTTGAGCAAATTGCTGCTGCTTGTGCTGGATTGGATGCTCAACTTGTGATCGCCTTAGGGAAAGGGCTATCTCCAGAAATTCTTGCTGATCTGCCTGGTGAACCGATTGTCGTGGGTTATGCTCCTCAGCTAGAACTACTACAACGTGCCACCTTAGCCATCACTCATGCAGGCTTGAATACTGCCCTGGAATCTCTGCAAGCAGGTGTGCCGATGGTGGCGCTCCCAGTTACAGATGATCAGCCAGGAGTTGCCGCTCGGATCAAATGGACGGGGGCTGGAGAAGTCGTACCTAAATCGCGTTTAACTGCCGCCCGATTGAGAACTGCGGTTCAACAAGTATTGACCTGTGAAACATACAAACAGAACGCAGTCAGATTGCAGCAAGCGATCGCGCAAGCAGGAGGAGTAATACGGGCTGCGGATATTGTGGAACAGGCGATCGCGACTGGTAAACCTGTTCTGACTCAGGAATTCTCTCAACCTAAAACTGAATTATGCGTCCCATCATTCAATTCTTTGCCAAGTTGTTGA
- a CDS encoding DUF427 domain-containing protein: MAKAVWNSAVLAESDNCEVVENNYYFPPDAINREFFKESSTHTTCPWKGVASYYNVEVEGQVNKDAAWYYPEAKQAAKNIEGYVAFWRGVKVEA, encoded by the coding sequence ATGGCAAAAGCAGTTTGGAACAGTGCCGTCCTCGCCGAAAGTGACAATTGCGAAGTGGTCGAGAATAATTACTACTTCCCCCCCGATGCCATCAATCGCGAATTCTTTAAAGAAAGTTCAACTCACACTACCTGTCCTTGGAAAGGTGTGGCTAGCTACTACAACGTTGAGGTAGAGGGCCAAGTGAATAAAGACGCGGCTTGGTACTACCCGGAGGCGAAGCAAGCGGCCAAAAACATTGAGGGCTATGTTGCCTTTTGGCGCGGTGTCAAAGTCGAGGCGTAA